One Paenibacillus riograndensis SBR5 DNA segment encodes these proteins:
- a CDS encoding MFS transporter, whose amino-acid sequence MATVFLIIIYLAFISLGLPDSMIGAAWPMMRPDFGAPVDAAGLLSMIVVAGTIVSSLASSVVLNKLGTGKVTFISVAVTAVALLGFSYSPSILWLAVLSFPLGLGAGSIDAGLNNYVATHYKAHHMSWLHCFWGVGAMLGPIIMSRYIAAGDSWRQGFLTVSLIQFALVILLFMALPLWKRAEPADQVPDGQIQQEIISPQVPGTGVLRIKGVKLALTTFLFYCGVEATLGLWGSSFLVNVKELSAATAAGWVSLYYGGITVGRLITGFVTFRFNNRQLIRTGILVSLLGALLLVLPLPAIFSLFGFILVGLGSAPIFPCMLHETPARFGKEHSQKIMGYQMAMAYTGGAFLPPMLGWIAARSSFMILPFMLVGYIIVMLISSEKINAVMKNRKEEVSM is encoded by the coding sequence ATGGCTACGGTTTTTCTGATTATTATTTATTTGGCTTTTATCAGTCTTGGCTTGCCGGATTCCATGATTGGAGCGGCCTGGCCGATGATGCGCCCCGATTTCGGGGCACCGGTGGATGCGGCGGGGCTGCTCTCCATGATTGTGGTTGCAGGTACAATCGTCTCCAGCCTGGCCAGCAGTGTGGTGCTGAATAAGCTGGGTACGGGGAAGGTTACTTTTATCAGCGTCGCCGTTACGGCAGTTGCTTTGCTGGGCTTTTCATATTCGCCTTCGATTCTCTGGCTGGCAGTGCTCAGCTTTCCGCTCGGGCTCGGTGCAGGCTCTATTGATGCCGGGCTGAACAATTATGTGGCTACTCACTACAAAGCCCACCACATGAGCTGGCTTCACTGCTTCTGGGGGGTAGGCGCTATGCTGGGCCCGATAATTATGTCGCGTTATATTGCAGCAGGTGATTCCTGGCGGCAAGGTTTTTTGACAGTCAGTCTGATACAGTTCGCCCTGGTTATACTGTTGTTTATGGCGCTGCCGCTCTGGAAGCGGGCCGAACCCGCAGATCAGGTGCCGGACGGGCAAATTCAGCAGGAGATTATCTCGCCGCAGGTTCCGGGGACAGGAGTGCTGCGCATCAAGGGCGTGAAGCTGGCCTTGACTACCTTTCTTTTTTATTGCGGGGTAGAAGCGACGCTTGGGCTCTGGGGCAGCAGCTTTCTGGTCAATGTAAAAGAGCTGTCTGCGGCAACCGCTGCCGGCTGGGTGTCGCTCTATTACGGGGGGATCACCGTAGGCCGGCTGATCACCGGTTTTGTCACCTTCCGTTTTAATAACCGCCAGCTGATCCGCACCGGCATATTGGTCTCTCTACTGGGGGCGCTGCTGCTGGTCCTGCCGCTGCCGGCTATATTTTCCTTATTCGGGTTTATTCTTGTGGGCCTTGGCTCTGCCCCCATCTTTCCGTGTATGCTGCATGAGACGCCCGCCCGCTTCGGCAAAGAGCATTCCCAGAAAATCATGGGCTATCAGATGGCTATGGCCTATACCGGAGGCGCTTTTCTGCCTCCTATGCTGGGATGGATTGCTGCGCGCAGCTCGTTTATGATTCTTCCGTTTATGCTGGTGGGATATATTATTGTAATGCTGATAAGCTCTGAGAAAATTAACGCGGTAATGAAGAACCGGAAAGAAGAGGTGTCGATGTGA
- a CDS encoding ROK family protein, with the protein MKNIGGNALVIKEVNINLVRRVLKERKQATKRQIAEDTGLSIVTAGSVLEVLVRQNEVLAAGQISSSGGRPARQYIYNDEHALALILFPFEERGGICIRCTVVTLFGRCLYEVNRPVEQVDLACFEAIIDELLNRYPAIQAIGFGLPGAEAGGRLVLSDYEALRGIPVAEHFRERYQKRVIIENDVNAAAIGYHSRTGRAAAASAVYLYFPDRFPPGAGIIINGKLHRGKSGFAGEVANIPLGISWSGSEWQSSPAGLMEAIARLTATVSSVLNPDAVVLYGSFLQVDHLSGIMEQCAGLLPPGAAPQIVLSTDFAADYLDGMIVSTLATLETGLQLTKFEA; encoded by the coding sequence ATGAAGAACATCGGAGGCAATGCCCTGGTGATCAAGGAAGTGAATATCAACCTGGTGCGGCGCGTCCTGAAGGAACGCAAACAGGCTACCAAACGGCAGATCGCCGAGGACACGGGACTCAGCATTGTTACCGCCGGCTCCGTGCTTGAGGTGCTGGTCCGGCAGAATGAGGTGCTCGCGGCGGGGCAGATTTCATCCAGCGGGGGAAGGCCTGCCCGGCAATACATATACAATGATGAGCATGCTTTGGCGCTGATCCTGTTTCCTTTTGAAGAGCGCGGGGGCATCTGTATCCGCTGTACGGTGGTTACACTTTTTGGACGCTGTCTGTATGAAGTTAACCGGCCAGTAGAACAGGTAGATTTGGCCTGCTTCGAAGCCATTATTGATGAATTGCTTAACCGGTATCCTGCTATACAGGCGATTGGCTTCGGATTGCCCGGTGCTGAAGCGGGTGGAAGGCTGGTGTTGTCTGATTATGAGGCCCTGCGCGGTATTCCTGTAGCAGAACATTTCCGGGAACGCTATCAGAAAAGGGTCATTATCGAAAATGATGTGAATGCGGCGGCGATCGGCTACCATAGCAGAACCGGGAGGGCAGCGGCGGCTTCGGCGGTGTATTTATATTTTCCTGACCGTTTTCCTCCAGGGGCAGGGATTATTATTAACGGCAAGCTCCATAGGGGGAAGAGCGGTTTTGCCGGTGAGGTAGCCAATATCCCTTTGGGCATTTCCTGGAGCGGCAGCGAATGGCAGTCTTCGCCAGCGGGACTGATGGAAGCAATCGCCAGACTGACGGCTACAGTCAGCAGCGTGCTGAACCCGGACGCTGTTGTGCTGTACGGCAGCTTTTTGCAAGTGGACCATCTTAGCGGCATTATGGAGCAATGTGCGGGGCTGCTGCCGCCCGGTGCGGCTCCGCAGATTGTGCTGAGCACGGATTTTGCCGCGGATTATTTGGATGGCATGATTGTTTCAACGCTCGCAACCCTGGAGACGGGGCTGCAATTGACCAAATTTGAAGCTTAG
- a CDS encoding glycosyl hydrolase family 8 has protein sequence MMKNQGKRMWHWKSFVLLCLAIFILPAGSAFAAVNKPFPQHTAYTSGTIKPDNVTQTVMDNAVKTKWDAWKAAYLKPAGTGKYYVKYNSAGETVSEAHGYGMLFTVLMAGYDSNAQTYYNGLYNYYTAHPSSIDPYLMSWKQNSSFQNIEGEDSATDGDMDIAFSLLLAHKQWGSSGTVNYLQAANNIINAIMDNEINQSQWTIRLGDWANSGTYNTATRPSDFMLNHLKAFQAATGDSRWQNVTDKTYTIINSLYSGYSSSTGLLPDFVVYSGGVYKPAAAGFLEDANDGNYNYNSCRTPWRIATDYLLTGDNRALNQLNQMNNWIKTKVNSTPGNIKDGYKLNGSTFGSYNSGAFYAPFGVSAMTSSSNQAWLNSLWSHTSGSAAEDYYEDSIKLFSMIVMSGNWWTY, from the coding sequence ATGATGAAAAATCAGGGGAAGCGTATGTGGCACTGGAAATCTTTCGTATTGTTATGTCTGGCGATCTTTATTCTGCCTGCGGGCTCAGCATTTGCAGCAGTGAACAAACCGTTTCCCCAGCATACCGCGTATACTAGCGGGACAATCAAACCGGATAATGTGACGCAAACGGTGATGGACAATGCCGTGAAGACCAAATGGGATGCATGGAAGGCGGCATATCTCAAACCTGCCGGCACCGGTAAATATTATGTCAAATATAACTCGGCCGGGGAAACGGTATCTGAAGCACACGGCTATGGCATGCTGTTCACGGTGCTGATGGCCGGTTACGACAGCAACGCCCAGACGTACTACAACGGCCTGTATAACTATTATACTGCGCATCCCAGCTCCATCGACCCTTATCTAATGTCCTGGAAACAAAACAGCAGCTTTCAGAACATTGAAGGCGAGGATTCCGCGACCGACGGAGACATGGACATCGCCTTCTCGCTGCTTCTAGCCCATAAACAATGGGGAAGCAGCGGTACGGTCAACTATCTGCAGGCAGCCAATAATATCATTAACGCCATAATGGATAACGAAATTAACCAGAGCCAGTGGACGATCCGGCTCGGGGATTGGGCTAACAGCGGCACGTACAATACGGCCACACGCCCTTCGGACTTTATGCTGAATCATCTCAAAGCCTTCCAGGCGGCGACGGGGGATTCCCGCTGGCAGAACGTGACGGACAAAACCTACACCATTATTAACAGCCTCTACAGCGGATACAGCTCCAGCACCGGACTCCTGCCTGACTTTGTCGTGTATTCGGGAGGCGTCTACAAGCCGGCGGCAGCGGGCTTCCTGGAAGACGCAAATGACGGAAATTACAACTATAACTCCTGCCGGACGCCTTGGCGCATTGCAACGGATTACCTGTTAACCGGAGATAATAGAGCCTTGAACCAGTTGAATCAGATGAACAATTGGATCAAAACGAAGGTCAACAGCACTCCGGGAAATATCAAGGACGGCTACAAGCTGAACGGCTCCACATTCGGAAGCTACAACAGCGGCGCTTTTTACGCTCCCTTTGGCGTCAGTGCAATGACTTCCTCATCCAATCAGGCCTGGCTGAATTCACTTTGGAGCCATACCTCCGGCAGTGCAGCGGAAGACTATTATGAAGACAGCATCAAGCTGTTTTCGATGATCGTAATGTCCGGCAACTGGTGGACTTACTAA
- a CDS encoding thiamine pyrophosphate-dependent enzyme, whose protein sequence is MAIDYEKEVGSAKVEQKFLYESGNEMAAYAAHQINYHVMGYFPISPSTEVAQFLDTMKASGQHDIMLVPSDGEHSSAGICYGASTAGGRVFNATSAQGYMFMLEQMPVQAGTRMPMVMNLICRSISGPLNIHGDHSDLYFALNTGWPILMCRDPQSVYDMNLMALKLAEHAKVRLPVMVASDGYFTSHQKRRVQAFAHREDVHKFVGEQPPVGFTDTLDRNNPVTVGPYMNEPDYINNRYQQSVAMYNAGEVFEEIAQEFAELTGRYYPMIEQYRMEDADVAVFLMNSASEIIKDVVDQLRLQGIKAGAISPNMIRPFPQKQIAEALKNVKAITVGDRADSVGGHGGNMVNEIKAALFTYGNTTTKVISRIYGLGGKDFYAEDGHHFFQLAMDAVAADRVDIPFDYYGHNPGTPDKAPKRLLKPMSFESLKTGLITVKQNEETGKLSVRVPPVRSLMKKPRRLSPGHGACPGCGIFSGLELFFKGIEGDIVALYHTGCAMVTTTGYPYSAHKSTFIHNLFQNGAATLSGVVEMFWERKRRGELDGLGLKEDFTFVMVTGDGGMDIGMGPAIGAALRGHKMIIVEYDNEGYMNTGAQQSYSTPLGHRTSTSSIGKTQQGKVTQHKDTAQIMAATNIPYVFTGCEAYPQDLLKKAAKAQWYAQNEGLVYGKILIACPLNWMSEDKDGTDIVSLAVESCFFPLYEVEQGTTTITYNPEDKDKRVEVSAWLKTMGKTRHLLKPENEPALRAFESEVQRRWTRLKAKHEHPDL, encoded by the coding sequence ATGGCTATTGATTATGAAAAAGAAGTAGGCTCTGCCAAAGTGGAGCAGAAATTCCTATATGAATCCGGCAACGAAATGGCTGCTTATGCCGCCCATCAGATCAACTATCATGTGATGGGTTATTTCCCGATCTCGCCATCGACTGAGGTTGCCCAGTTCCTGGATACCATGAAAGCCAGCGGACAGCATGACATCATGCTTGTTCCTTCAGATGGTGAGCATAGCTCTGCGGGGATCTGTTACGGCGCATCGACGGCGGGCGGACGTGTATTCAACGCAACCAGCGCCCAGGGTTATATGTTCATGCTGGAGCAAATGCCTGTACAAGCAGGTACACGCATGCCTATGGTCATGAACCTGATCTGCCGCTCGATCTCAGGCCCGCTCAACATTCACGGCGACCATTCTGACTTGTATTTTGCCCTGAACACCGGCTGGCCGATTCTGATGTGCCGGGACCCGCAGTCTGTCTACGACATGAACCTGATGGCCCTGAAGCTGGCTGAGCACGCGAAGGTCCGCCTTCCGGTCATGGTCGCTTCCGACGGCTATTTCACGTCCCACCAGAAGCGCCGTGTCCAGGCTTTTGCCCACCGCGAAGATGTTCATAAGTTCGTAGGCGAGCAGCCCCCTGTAGGCTTCACAGACACACTGGACCGCAACAATCCGGTAACTGTCGGCCCGTACATGAACGAGCCTGATTATATCAACAACCGTTACCAGCAATCCGTTGCCATGTACAATGCCGGAGAAGTCTTTGAAGAGATTGCCCAAGAGTTTGCCGAGCTGACCGGACGTTACTATCCGATGATCGAGCAGTACCGGATGGAGGACGCCGATGTTGCCGTGTTCCTGATGAACTCCGCATCGGAGATTATCAAGGATGTGGTCGACCAGCTCCGCCTGCAAGGAATCAAAGCCGGAGCTATCTCCCCGAACATGATCCGTCCGTTCCCGCAGAAGCAAATTGCTGAAGCGCTGAAGAATGTGAAGGCTATTACAGTTGGGGACCGTGCGGATTCGGTCGGCGGACACGGCGGCAATATGGTCAATGAAATCAAGGCGGCGCTGTTCACATATGGCAACACCACTACCAAGGTAATCAGCCGTATTTACGGCCTGGGCGGCAAAGACTTTTACGCCGAGGACGGACATCATTTCTTCCAGTTGGCAATGGATGCAGTGGCTGCTGACCGGGTGGATATTCCGTTTGATTACTACGGCCACAATCCGGGAACGCCGGACAAAGCGCCTAAGCGTCTGCTGAAGCCGATGAGTTTTGAATCCTTGAAGACAGGTCTCATCACTGTGAAGCAGAATGAAGAGACAGGCAAGCTTAGCGTAAGGGTTCCGCCGGTCCGCAGCCTGATGAAGAAACCAAGACGCTTGTCACCGGGACATGGCGCGTGCCCGGGCTGCGGCATTTTCTCCGGCCTGGAGCTGTTCTTCAAAGGCATCGAAGGGGATATTGTAGCCCTGTACCACACCGGCTGCGCGATGGTCACGACTACCGGCTACCCTTATTCGGCTCATAAATCGACGTTCATCCACAACCTGTTCCAGAACGGCGCAGCTACGCTGTCCGGTGTCGTGGAAATGTTCTGGGAACGCAAACGCCGCGGTGAGCTGGATGGACTTGGCCTGAAGGAAGACTTCACCTTTGTCATGGTTACTGGTGACGGCGGGATGGATATCGGTATGGGCCCGGCCATCGGTGCGGCACTGCGCGGCCACAAGATGATTATTGTAGAGTACGACAACGAAGGATACATGAATACAGGGGCTCAGCAGTCATACTCCACACCGCTCGGCCACCGTACATCGACTTCAAGCATCGGCAAAACGCAGCAGGGTAAAGTAACCCAGCATAAGGATACTGCACAGATCATGGCGGCCACCAATATTCCTTACGTATTCACCGGCTGTGAGGCTTATCCGCAGGATTTGCTCAAAAAGGCAGCCAAAGCCCAGTGGTACGCACAGAATGAAGGCCTGGTCTACGGCAAGATTCTTATTGCCTGCCCGCTTAACTGGATGAGTGAAGACAAGGACGGTACGGATATTGTATCGCTGGCAGTGGAATCCTGCTTCTTCCCGCTGTATGAAGTAGAGCAGGGGACGACAACGATTACGTACAACCCTGAAGACAAGGACAAACGGGTAGAAGTTTCTGCATGGCTGAAAACGATGGGCAAAACCCGCCATCTGCTCAAGCCGGAGAACGAACCTGCGCTGCGCGCTTTCGAAAGTGAAGTACAGCGCCGCTGGACCCGTCTCAAAGCCAAACACGAGCACCCGGATTTGTAG
- the nifH gene encoding nitrogenase iron protein, protein MTKKIKQIAIYGKGGIGKSTTTSNISAALSVAGYKVMQFGCDPKSDSTNTLRGGEYIPTVLDTLRDNHAVRAQDVIFEGFNGIYCVEAGGPAPGVGCAGRGIITSVSLLKQQRIFEELDLDFVIYDVLGDVVCGGFAVPVREGIAEHVYTVTSADFMAIYAANNLFKGIQKYSQDGGALLGGVIANSINAPYAKDIVDDFVKRTDTQVVEYVPRSVTVTQSELQGKTTIEAAPDSEQAKVYRNLARKIADHTVSKVPAPLDTQELRQWAAEWGKQLVALESGLVAPAAVGNL, encoded by the coding sequence ATGACTAAAAAAATCAAACAAATTGCGATATACGGCAAAGGGGGTATAGGGAAGTCGACTACGACTTCAAATATCAGCGCTGCCCTATCGGTCGCAGGCTATAAGGTGATGCAGTTCGGCTGTGATCCCAAAAGTGATTCCACCAATACCCTGCGGGGCGGAGAATACATACCGACGGTGCTTGATACGCTGCGTGATAATCATGCGGTACGAGCCCAGGATGTGATCTTTGAAGGCTTTAACGGCATTTACTGCGTGGAGGCGGGCGGTCCCGCTCCGGGGGTTGGCTGCGCGGGCCGGGGGATCATCACTTCTGTCTCCCTGCTGAAACAGCAAAGAATATTTGAGGAGCTGGATCTGGATTTTGTCATTTACGATGTGCTGGGTGACGTGGTCTGCGGCGGATTTGCAGTTCCTGTGCGTGAAGGTATTGCAGAGCATGTCTATACGGTAACCTCGGCGGACTTCATGGCGATCTATGCGGCGAACAATCTGTTCAAGGGCATTCAAAAGTACTCCCAGGACGGCGGCGCACTGCTGGGTGGTGTAATTGCCAATTCGATTAATGCGCCTTATGCCAAGGATATCGTAGATGATTTTGTCAAACGTACGGATACCCAGGTGGTTGAATATGTGCCCCGTTCCGTGACGGTGACTCAAAGCGAGCTGCAGGGGAAGACGACGATTGAAGCCGCGCCGGATTCCGAGCAGGCGAAGGTGTACAGGAATTTGGCCCGGAAAATTGCCGATCACACCGTGTCCAAAGTGCCTGCGCCGCTGGACACCCAGGAGCTGCGGCAGTGGGCAGCGGAGTGGGGCAAGCAGTTGGTTGCCTTGGAGTCAGGTCTGGTCGCCCCGGCGGCGGTGGGGAATCTGTAG
- a CDS encoding 2-oxoacid:acceptor oxidoreductase family protein: MVQLPIVNDLGFFEIRLESIGGLGANLAGKMLAEAGVVGAGLNGVSFSSYGSEKKGSAVKAHIRFCDLNTPIRDTSPVERPHVVGVFHEALAKTVNVTSGILEHSTVLVNSAKSPAELKELLKMKAGTIAVIDATSIALKEKNRVNMAMLGALFRLCPFLDTETMKGVIEKSLGKKYPQAVQSAISTFERGYNEVEFMQFELAAGDSMPEYVRSDIGVLGYDTQPMGGSIINPGSTFLKNLSISRSGMLPAFDLEACIHCAQCDTVCPDQCFVWEERVDRKGRSQMYLTGIDYQYCKGCLKCVGACPTSALSSQREKEGYADSHTVHHQFDLVTQA, from the coding sequence GTGGTACAATTACCAATTGTTAACGATCTTGGATTTTTTGAGATTCGTCTGGAATCCATTGGAGGCTTGGGAGCGAACCTGGCAGGCAAGATGCTCGCGGAAGCGGGAGTGGTCGGGGCAGGGCTGAATGGTGTCAGTTTCTCGTCTTACGGCTCGGAGAAGAAGGGGTCTGCCGTTAAGGCGCATATCCGCTTCTGTGATCTGAACACGCCTATCCGCGATACCTCGCCGGTAGAACGTCCGCATGTTGTGGGCGTGTTCCATGAAGCGCTGGCCAAGACCGTCAACGTGACCAGCGGTATCCTTGAGCACAGCACGGTACTGGTGAATTCGGCCAAGTCGCCGGCGGAGCTGAAGGAGCTGCTGAAGATGAAGGCCGGAACCATTGCCGTGATCGATGCAACCAGCATTGCCCTGAAAGAGAAGAACCGTGTAAATATGGCAATGCTGGGCGCGCTGTTCCGGCTCTGTCCATTTCTCGATACCGAAACCATGAAGGGCGTTATTGAGAAGTCCCTCGGCAAAAAATATCCGCAGGCTGTACAGTCGGCTATTTCGACGTTTGAGCGCGGTTATAATGAAGTGGAATTTATGCAGTTTGAGCTGGCTGCCGGTGACAGCATGCCTGAATATGTCCGTTCCGATATTGGCGTCCTGGGTTACGACACTCAGCCGATGGGCGGCTCGATTATTAATCCGGGCAGCACATTTCTGAAGAATCTCAGCATTTCACGCTCCGGTATGCTCCCGGCGTTTGATCTCGAAGCGTGCATTCACTGTGCCCAGTGCGATACGGTATGTCCGGATCAGTGTTTTGTATGGGAGGAACGGGTTGACCGCAAGGGCCGTTCGCAAATGTACCTGACAGGCATCGATTATCAATATTGCAAGGGCTGCCTGAAATGTGTGGGCGCATGCCCGACCTCGGCGTTGTCAAGCCAGCGCGAGAAGGAAGGCTATGCGGACAGCCATACAGTGCACCACCAGTTTGATCTGGTAACCCAGGCTTAA
- a CDS encoding NifB/NifX family molybdenum-iron cluster-binding protein has translation MSWRIAVGSADGYAINEHFGRCGRFLIYEIEQDGTYSQIENRSCEWRRGQDGHDVNHLQTAATVLADCAFVLVGQIGPGARAVLYDNGIQAMAVQSPIELALARLALFLISGRESILH, from the coding sequence GTGAGTTGGAGGATTGCCGTCGGAAGTGCAGACGGATATGCCATCAATGAGCATTTTGGCAGATGCGGCCGCTTTTTAATCTATGAGATTGAGCAGGATGGCACTTACAGCCAGATTGAGAACAGGAGCTGCGAATGGAGGCGCGGGCAAGACGGCCACGATGTGAATCATCTGCAGACGGCTGCTACAGTGCTTGCCGATTGTGCCTTCGTGCTGGTCGGCCAGATTGGGCCGGGAGCCAGAGCGGTTCTGTACGACAACGGGATACAGGCCATGGCTGTGCAATCACCCATTGAGCTGGCGCTGGCCCGTCTGGCTCTGTTTCTCATCTCGGGCCGGGAATCCATTCTGCATTAG
- a CDS encoding DUF1349 domain-containing protein, whose protein sequence is MRKTVNWQSGVWSNEPVSAKVLDGAFIVEAAEGSDYWEQTMYGFQHDNGHALLASWEDSEAVEVSFSLQGFTELYDQAGIMLWHSSTEWIKAGIELNDGVPHIGAVVTDGYSDWSLSPVPEWTGGVVTIRASRLNDAVVIRARADNHPWRTIRVARFPYETGKKAGPFVCAPTRAGLQVTFTRWAYTAPDKDIHVDPPTD, encoded by the coding sequence GTGAGAAAAACTGTGAATTGGCAGAGTGGAGTCTGGAGCAATGAACCGGTCTCCGCCAAGGTTCTGGATGGAGCCTTCATAGTAGAAGCGGCGGAAGGCAGCGATTATTGGGAGCAAACGATGTACGGCTTCCAGCATGACAACGGGCACGCGCTGCTGGCTTCCTGGGAGGATAGTGAAGCGGTGGAGGTCAGCTTTTCATTGCAGGGGTTCACGGAGCTGTATGACCAGGCAGGGATTATGCTGTGGCATAGCAGCACGGAATGGATCAAAGCCGGTATTGAGCTGAACGACGGTGTGCCGCATATCGGTGCGGTGGTAACGGACGGATATTCCGACTGGTCGCTGTCGCCTGTACCGGAATGGACGGGCGGGGTGGTTACCATCCGGGCTTCCCGGTTGAATGATGCAGTGGTGATCAGAGCCAGAGCGGACAACCATCCATGGCGCACGATCCGGGTGGCGCGGTTTCCTTATGAGACGGGGAAAAAAGCAGGGCCCTTTGTCTGCGCACCCACCCGTGCCGGACTGCAGGTCACGTTCACACGCTGGGCATATACGGCACCCGATAAGGATATCCATGTTGATCCTCCCACGGACTGA
- the nifB gene encoding nitrogenase cofactor biosynthesis protein NifB, protein MQDIHRHPCYDELAHEVFARMHVAVAPKCNINCNYCNIKYDCVSESRPGVVSRVLSPGEAYRQVQDTLKVLPQLTVVGIAGPGDPLANPVQTFETFRLLSREMPDLQLCLSTNGLKLPDYLEEIKECGIRHVTVTMNAVDPVIGGLIYHSIYYRGKAYRGKDAAEILISRQLEGIRAVAALGIKVKVNSVLIPGINDGHLLEVSRVVKAAGAFSHNIMPLIISPGSRFERDGRQPPDPELTLKVQEDSSRVLPVMRHCRQCRADAVGLLGEDRSGGVLSALPVYTLEERENELQKLDNELQVRRDRRQNGTAPGSGGIRIAVASRGGGKVNQHFGHAREFLVYEVKAESARLLGVRRIQAYCNGTAACAGEEQGAGILKETVEMLRDCRLLLCAGIGPVPQEVLHRAEITVIVTKDAIESSLVKYGRLLSYFTPGAVPQ, encoded by the coding sequence ATGCAGGACATCCACCGGCATCCCTGCTATGACGAGCTGGCGCATGAGGTTTTTGCCAGAATGCATGTAGCGGTTGCACCAAAATGCAATATTAACTGCAATTATTGCAATATCAAATACGACTGCGTCAGCGAGAGCCGTCCGGGTGTGGTCAGCCGTGTATTATCTCCCGGGGAGGCTTACCGTCAGGTACAGGATACGCTTAAGGTTCTGCCGCAGCTGACAGTGGTCGGCATTGCCGGGCCGGGGGATCCGCTGGCAAATCCGGTTCAGACCTTTGAGACTTTCCGGCTGCTGTCGAGGGAAATGCCGGATTTGCAGTTATGCCTCAGTACCAATGGGTTGAAGCTTCCCGATTATTTGGAGGAGATCAAGGAATGCGGCATCCGGCATGTAACAGTTACGATGAATGCGGTGGACCCGGTAATCGGTGGGCTCATCTACCACTCTATCTATTACAGGGGCAAGGCTTATCGTGGTAAAGATGCGGCAGAAATTTTGATCTCCCGCCAGCTTGAGGGAATCCGGGCAGTTGCAGCGCTCGGAATCAAGGTCAAGGTCAATTCTGTGCTGATCCCCGGCATCAATGACGGGCATCTGCTGGAGGTGAGCCGTGTTGTCAAGGCAGCCGGGGCATTCTCGCATAATATTATGCCGCTCATTATTTCACCGGGCAGCCGCTTCGAGCGTGACGGCCGCCAGCCGCCGGACCCTGAACTGACCCTGAAGGTTCAGGAAGATTCCTCCCGGGTGCTGCCGGTGATGCGCCACTGCCGCCAGTGCCGTGCCGATGCGGTGGGGCTTCTGGGTGAAGACCGCAGCGGCGGCGTTCTGTCAGCGCTGCCGGTATACACCCTTGAAGAGCGGGAAAATGAACTGCAAAAGCTGGATAATGAGCTGCAGGTCCGCAGAGACCGGCGGCAAAATGGCACTGCTCCCGGGAGCGGCGGGATTAGAATTGCTGTTGCATCCCGGGGCGGGGGCAAAGTCAATCAGCATTTTGGCCATGCCAGGGAATTTCTGGTGTATGAGGTGAAGGCAGAAAGCGCCCGCCTTCTGGGCGTCCGCAGAATCCAGGCTTATTGCAACGGGACGGCGGCATGTGCCGGGGAGGAGCAGGGGGCCGGGATTCTGAAGGAAACTGTAGAGATGCTGCGTGACTGCCGCTTATTGCTATGTGCGGGCATTGGACCCGTGCCGCAGGAGGTGCTGCACCGGGCGGAGATTACGGTAATTGTGACCAAAGATGCAATCGAATCCTCGTTGGTGAAGTACGGGCGTCTGTTGTCCTACTTTACACCTGGGGCTGTTCCACAATAA